Within Deinococcus roseus, the genomic segment TGCCACATAACCGCCAGGACCTCCACCCACCACGATCACATCGTAGGTTTTCATGTCTTGGGTTTTCATGTTCTGACCTCCTGGGGACAAAAGTACTTCCAGGGTGGGTAGGCTGGCACCACCCAGTAATGATGGGCGGAGCACCTGAAGGTTGGTTTGAGCAAGAAACTGGATACACTGTAAAATGGTCAGGGTATGTTTCATATTTTCAGAAAAAATAAACGTCTTTTCTTTTCAGCTCTCCAGCGAGGTCATTGATGTTTGAAAATCCAGAAGCTCTTCCTCTGCTTGCTGGTCTGTTTCTTCTGGCATTTCTGCTGGTCAGTCTGATTTTCAGATCTCCCTCTCCATTCAATCCTTTGGTGTATTTTGGATTGCTGTTGCTCAGCCTGTTGCCTTCCACCTTCTGGGTTTTTGCTTTTGGTTTGATGACAACTGCACTGCTGATGGGCCTGGGCTGGGTTGCTGTGGTGCTGTGGTTGGTGATGCTGGGCACAACGGTGGTGTTGATGGCACGTGGCAGAGATGCACCCCTGGGCACCTTCAGCAGGCTTTTTTTGACCCTGTGGCTGGTGATTTTGCTGGGTCCCCTCACCACACCATGGATGCTGAAAATGGCCTGTCCCAGCCAGTGCCCACTTTGAAGCCTTACACCTCCAGCAGCTCCAGCACGGCTTTCGGTTGCAGGGACCCTTTGAAGAACACCACCTTGACAGGCAGGTCTTTCATGTCCACGCCTGCATCTCCCAGGTTCAGGCGGTCTGACACGGCAATGATCATGTTGTCGCAGTCCACTTTTCTGAGCTGCTGGAATTTGCGGCGCAAATACTCGGGCCTCCAGTATCCGATCACTTCCAGCACGTAACTCTTGCCATTTGGGTGGGTGATGCGAAAATCGGGGATCATCACGCTGCCCGGAATGGGAAGCAGATCCACTTCTTTTTCCAGCACCCATTCGGTTTTGGCTTTCGCCCATTTGCCTGCGAAAGACTCTTCCAGTGCACTGTCAAAAATCTGCCCTTTTTTGTAGTGGCTGCGCAGCCCACACTGGGAATCCAGGGTGTAGGACAGGGTTTCATCTCCAGACATCAAATCCAGGGAACGGGGCTTCAGAGAAGCGGTCAGGTTCCATTTGCTGACATGCAACAGGGCAGGGAGCAGTTTGGCCATGGAAAGCCCGTAACGGGTGCTGGCCGAAAACAGGCTGGTGGGACCATCCACGGTGATGGTGAATCCGGTGTCCTGATCGCCTTCAATGTAGGTCATCAGGCCAAAGAGCTTCAAGAATTTGAACAGGTATTTGTATTCGGCCTGGGAGTTGCGGAAAGCGGTGAGTTTCAGGTCGTAAGCCCGGTAAAAAATCCCCTGGGCCTGGGCTGTGTTGAAACGGTCCAGCAAATCTTCAGGCACGGGGGCTTCAAAACTGGTCAGGTAATGGCGCTCTGGAAGGTCTGCATAAAGCCCTTCCCGGATCTGTTCTGGCGTGAGCACCAGTCCCAGTTCCTGTCCCAGCAGCATTGCAAGGTCAGTGAGGGTCTGCTGGGAATGGGTGTCGATCGGTCCCATTTTTGCCGCATGCAGGAACACCCGTTCCCGAAGCTGGATGGGTTCCAGAGGGGTGATGGGGTCAAAGGTGGAATGTTCGGTGCTCAGCAGGTGCGCAAGGCCCCTTTTGGTGCGGTAATCGGTGCTCTCGCCTTCCAGGGTCTGCAGGGCTTCCGAGAGGTCACGCCTGGTCAGGCCCACATGCTGCTCAAAGATCTCGATGATCTCGCGGGCAAGTTCGATGTTTTTGAGGGTGATCTTGAGGAGTTTGGGCCTCACCTGCCCATCTTTGAGGGAGTATTGCAAGAGGTCACTGGTCAGCATTCACAGATCCTCCCAGCTGATGGGGGTGTTGAGGTCCAGCGTTCCCTGCTCCAGTCCCTTGACCGGGGTGGGGGGTTTTCTGGGTTCTTCCGGGGGTTTGTTGGGCTCCACCCCTCTCCGGCGGTCTGACACACGCTCCTCGGAAGTGCCTTCGCTGATCACCTCGTACAGAATGGCTTCCTTGCCTTCTTTGCGCCTCAGAATGCGGCCCAGACGCTGAATGTACTCACGCTGGGTGGAGGTGCCAGAGAGCACCACCCCGATGGAGGCTTCCGGGACATCCACCCCTTCATTGAGCACCCGTGAAGTCACAATCACCGGGTAATCTCCGGTTCTGAAGCGTTCCAGGGTGGCATGGCGTTCTTTCACCGGGGTCTGGTGGGTGATGGCAGGAATCAGGAACTGCTCGGAGATTTTGTACACGGTGGCGTTGTCATCGGTGAAAATCACGGTGCGTTCTCCCAGATGGCGGGTCAACAGGTCAGAGAGCACCCTCAATTTCCCGGAGGTTCCGAAAGCAATTTCCCGGGCACTGCGGTGGGCCAGCATGGCGGCACGTCCTGCTTTGCTGCGGGCACTCTGCTTCACAAAACGCTGCCAGCCCTCCAGAGAACCCAGACCGATTCCCTGGTCCCGCAAGAAACCGTTGCGTTCTTCAATCAGGCGGTCGTATTCCTGGCGTTCATCCGGGGAAAGGGTGACCTTGATCTGCACTTCTTTAAATGGGGCCAGCACACCCCCAGAAAGTTGCTCTGGAGTGCGTTTGAACACTGTGGGTCCGATGATGTTCTGCAAGAGTTCATGCCGCCCGTCCGAGCGCTCCAGGGTGGCGGTCAGGCCCAGACGGTACGGGGCAATGCTGTAGTCTGCAATCACCTGATAGAAGTCGGTGGGCAGGTGATGGCATTCATCGTAGATGTGCAGGGCAAACTGGCTTCCCAGACGCTCTGCATTGATGGCTGCACTGTCGTAGGTAGAAACCAGAATGGGGGCCTCGTCTTTGCTGCCCCCACCCAGCAAGCCCACCTGGGTTTCCGGGAAGGTCCTGAGCAGCCCGGCGTACCACTGGTGCATCAGGTCCAGGGTGGGCACGCAAATCAGGGTGCTTCTGGGGGTGATGTGCATGGCAAGGTAAGCCAGGATGGTCTTTCCTGACCCGGTGGGCAGGATCACCACCCCCCTGCGTCCGGCCTGTTTCCAGGCATTCAGGG encodes:
- a CDS encoding DUF790 family protein, with the translated sequence MLTSDLLQYSLKDGQVRPKLLKITLKNIELAREIIEIFEQHVGLTRRDLSEALQTLEGESTDYRTKRGLAHLLSTEHSTFDPITPLEPIQLRERVFLHAAKMGPIDTHSQQTLTDLAMLLGQELGLVLTPEQIREGLYADLPERHYLTSFEAPVPEDLLDRFNTAQAQGIFYRAYDLKLTAFRNSQAEYKYLFKFLKLFGLMTYIEGDQDTGFTITVDGPTSLFSASTRYGLSMAKLLPALLHVSKWNLTASLKPRSLDLMSGDETLSYTLDSQCGLRSHYKKGQIFDSALEESFAGKWAKAKTEWVLEKEVDLLPIPGSVMIPDFRITHPNGKSYVLEVIGYWRPEYLRRKFQQLRKVDCDNMIIAVSDRLNLGDAGVDMKDLPVKVVFFKGSLQPKAVLELLEV
- a CDS encoding DEAD/DEAH box helicase family protein encodes the protein MARVPTLTFDRGTLILHPPPKGKDWVQFVQWDERIEKFRLPAHQYRAFLEAMRQEGTEIRDDARKFQDLSLNLPEIQPFSHQQDALNAWKQAGRRGVVILPTGSGKTILAYLAMHITPRSTLICVPTLDLMHQWYAGLLRTFPETQVGLLGGGSKDEAPILVSTYDSAAINAERLGSQFALHIYDECHHLPTDFYQVIADYSIAPYRLGLTATLERSDGRHELLQNIIGPTVFKRTPEQLSGGVLAPFKEVQIKVTLSPDERQEYDRLIEERNGFLRDQGIGLGSLEGWQRFVKQSARSKAGRAAMLAHRSAREIAFGTSGKLRVLSDLLTRHLGERTVIFTDDNATVYKISEQFLIPAITHQTPVKERHATLERFRTGDYPVIVTSRVLNEGVDVPEASIGVVLSGTSTQREYIQRLGRILRRKEGKEAILYEVISEGTSEERVSDRRRGVEPNKPPEEPRKPPTPVKGLEQGTLDLNTPISWEDL